The Hymenobacter oligotrophus genome segment GTGGCAGCCGGGCCGTTGTTGCTCATGGCCGCAAGCGGGCTACCTTTAACCCTCCAAATCCACTTTCATTATCGCTTACTTACATGATTAACTCTTATTTGTCGCCGGTGACTTTGCTGCTAGGCGGCGCACTGCTGGCGGCGGGCTGTGGCAATAGCAAGCGCCAAGACCCTACGCCGCCAACCGTGGCCACAACTACCACGATTTCGGGCATGGTGCAAGCCGAAGACGAGCAGCTACAGCCGCTGGGCAAAGAAGGCGTGGCGGTAAGGCTCGAGGGCACCACAGTATCGACCGTTACCGATGCCAATGGCGCCTACCAACTTACTAATGTGCCATTGGGCCAGCACGTGCTTAGCCTGAGCCGTGCCGGCTTGGGCACCATGCGCTACGAGGCAAACATCAACGACCTGACTCCGCGTACCATGGCCCCGGTACTGCTGAGCGAGCAAAGCTCTACGCGCATCACCGACCTGAAGAGCGTGGCCAAAAGCCCCAACTCGCTGCCCGGCGAGGTAGTCGCCTACGAGTGCAGCGTGAGCTACAACGCGCAGCTCTACCCCGCGCCCACGCAGTACGCCATTATTGTGTACGTGGGCAAAACCGCCGACGTCAGCCATGCCAATTATCTGCAGGCGACGCAACTCAGCCAGAGCCAAAATGTTACCTCGCCGCCCACACCCGGCACTGGGCGCTTTCGGTTAGCTTTTTACGCCAATGAGTTGCAACAGCTTGGCTTCGCCTCGGGCGACAGGGTGTACGTGGCCGCATACGGCATGAACAAAGGTGCTGCCAGCGGCGGCATTGGCCGCGAGGCCACCTACTTTGTGCCGTACTCACGCAACTCCTCCACAGGGCAAATTCAGCGCGTGGTGGCCAACGTTAACCCCAATGCCGTGCGGGCAAATTTTGTGTTGCCCTAGGTGCCCTGCGGCGCCTACCTTAGGGCAGGCCGGCTTCGGGCAACGAGGCCGGCCTGCCCAACTTTTTTATGGCAAACTAGTATGCTTGCATAACAAAATTATTTGTACGTTTACCCAGGCTCAGGTGCATGCCGGCCGCCGCTTACATGAAACCCGAGGAAACCGTAGACTATAATATAAAAGTGGCGTGGCACGCCATTTCGCGCATGTACAATGTGCAGGCGGCCAAACACGACATCACCACAAGCATCGGCTTCGTGCTCCTGAACATCGATCAGGAACAAGGCACGCCGGCCACCAAAATTGCGCCGCTGCTGGGCCTCGAAACCCGCTCGCTTACGCGCATTCTGCGCTCGATGGAGGAGAAGGGCCTCATCTACAAACAGGCCGATCAGCAGGACAAACGCTCGGTGCGCATTTTCCTTACGGAGGAAGGCTTGCGCAAGAAAGAGGTGTCGCGGCAAACGGTGCGGCAGTTCAACCAGAAGATTCGGGAGAAAGTACCCACCGATCAGCTGGAGGTGTTTTTCCGCGTGGTGGGTCAGATCAATGGCCTGATCGACAGCAAAAGCATTTTCGAGGGCTTTAAGGTGAGGCCCCTCAAAACCGATAAAAAAGCTTAACCGCGGCGCCTAGGTGGCGGCGGTCCGTGCTCAACCATTCACTCATTCACGCATTCCCTGAAAGAATGAATCGTACCATCAAGAAAGTAGCCGTACTGGGCTCCGGTGTGATGGGCTCGCGCATTGCGGCCCACTTCGCCAACATCGGCGTGCAAGTGCTGCTGCTCGACATCGCCCCGAAGGAGCTGACGCCCGACGAGGAGAAGAAAGGCCTCACGCTCGACTCGCCGCTGGTGCGCAACCGCATCGTGAACAGCTCGCTGGAAGCCGCCGTGAAGGCCAGCCCCTCGCCGCTGTACCGCAAAGCCGACGTGAGCCGCATCAAAACCGGCAACTTCGACGACAACCTCAAGGAAATTGCCACCTGCGACTGGACGATTGAGGTAGTGGTAGAGCGCCTCGACATCAAGAAGAGCCTGTTCGACCGCGTGGAGCAGTTCCGCAAGCCCGGCACGCTTATTACCTCAAATACCTCGGGCATTCCGATTCACTTGATGACGGAAGGCCGCTCCGACGATTTCAAGCGGCACTTCTGCGGTACGCACTTCTTCAACCCGCCCCGCTACCTGAAGCTGCTCGAAATCATCCCGACGCCGAACACGGACCAGTCGGTGGTGGATTTCCTGATGCACTACGGCGACCTGTACCTGGGCAAAACCACCGTATTGGCCAAAGACACCCCGGCATTTATCGCCAACCGCGTGGGCGTATTCGCCATCATGGACGTGCTGCAGGTAATGCAGAAGCTCGGCCTGACGGTGGAGGAAGTAGATAAGCTGACCGGTCCGGTTATCGGCCACGCCAAGTCGGCCACCTTCCGCACCTCCGACGTGGTGGGTTTGGATACGCTCATTAACGTAGCCAACGGCCTGGCCCAAAACCTGCCCAACGACGAAGCCCGCGACGCGTTCCAGCTGCCCGAGTTTCTGCGGAAAATGGGCGAGAACAAGTGGCTCGGCGACAAAACCGGCCAGGGCTTCTACAAGAAGGTAAAAGGCGAAGGCGGCAAGTCGGAAATTCAGGCCCTTGACCTAGGCACGCTGGAGTACAAGCCCAGCGCCAAGGTGAAGTTTGCGACCCTCGAAGCCACCAAACCCATCGAAAAGCTGGCCGACCGCTTTAAGGTGCTGGCCGCGGGCAAGGACAAAGCGGGCGAGTTCTACCGCCAGTCGTTTGCCGGGCTGTTCGCCTACGTGTCGAACCGCATTCCGGAAATCACCGACGCGCTGTACAAAATCGACGACGCCCTGCGCGCCGGCTTCGGCTGGGAAATGGGTCCGTTCGAAACCTGGGATGCCCTAGGTGTGCAGGCCGGCGTGGAGCTGGTAAAGACCAACGGCAAGCAGCTCGCCCCGTGGGTAGAGGAAATGCTGGCCGCCGGTAACACTACTTTTTACAAGGTGGACGCCGCGGGCGTGAAGCAGTACTACGATGCCGAAACGAAAAGTTACAAGGCCATTCCGGGCGTCGAGAACTTCATCATCCTCGACAACCTGCGCGCTTCGGGCAAGGTACTGTGGAAGAACTCCGGTGCTTCTGTAATCGACCTCGGCGACGGCATCCTGAACGTGGAGTTCCACTCCAAGATGAACACCCTGGGCACCGACGTGATTCAGGGCTTGCTGAAGGGCGTGGACATGGCCGAGCAGGGCTACCGCGGCCTTGTGGTGGGCAACGATGCCGCTAACTTCTCGGCGGGTGCCAACCTGGGCCTGGTGTACATGTACGCCCTGGAGCAGGACTACGACGAGATTAACATGATGATTGCCCAGTTTCAGCAGGCCATGATGCGGATGCGCTACAGCAGCATCCCCGTAGTGGGCGTGCCGCACGGCCTCACGCTGGGCGGCGGCTGCGAGCTGAACCTGCACGCCGATAAGGTGGTAGCAGCGGCCGAAACCTACATGGGCCTGGTGGAATTTGGCGTAGGCCTGATTCCGGCCGGTGGTGGCACCAAGGAAATGGTGTTGCGCACGGCCGCCAAGTACGAAGAAGGCGAGCCGGAGCTGAACCTACTGCGCAACACCTTCGTGACCATCTCCATGGCCAAGGTGTCCACGTCGGCCCAGGAGGCTTTCGACCTAGGCTTTATGCGCCGCGGCGACGAGGTGGTGGTAAACAGCAACCGCGCCATCATGGCGGCCAAGCAGGCAGCTATTGATCTGGCCGATGCGGGCTACACCATGCCCACGCAGAAAACCAACATCAAGGTGCACGGCAAAAACGCCCTGGGCATGTTCCTAACAGGCGTGCACGCCATGAAGGAAGGCCGCTACATCTCGGCTCACGACCAGAAGATTGCCGAAAAGTTGGCCTACGTGATGTGCGGCGGCGACCTAAGCGCCCACACCGAAGTAAGCGAGCAATACCTGCTGGACCTGGAGCGCGAAGCCTTCCTGAGCCTCACCGGCGAGCGGAAAACCTTGGAGCGCATCCAGAGCATCCTCACCACCGGCAAACCGCTGCGCAACTAAACTAATAGCTAAGAACTAGTTCCCCTCCTCAGATGAGGAGGGGCTAGGGGTGGTTGACTGACCGTTGAACCATTACAACGATTACTAGAGCTAGCCCCTAATTTCTAGCTTTTCAACCACCCCTGGCCCCTCCTCATCTGAGGAGGGGGACTGGAACTAGCATTAGCCTAACCTCTACCTTCTTTCAAGACTCAATCAACATGGAAGCATATATCGTAGCTGGTTACCGCACGGCCGTGGGCAAAGCGCCCCGCGGTGGTTTCCGCTTCACCCGCCCCGACGACCTGGCCGCCGAGGTAATCAAGCACCTGATGGCCTCGGTGCCGGCCCTCGACCCAACCCGCGTCGATGACGTGCTGGTGGGCAACGCCGTACCCGAAGCCGAGCAGGGCTTGCAAATGGGCCGCCTGATTTCGCTGCTGGCCCTGCCCATCAACGTGCCGGGCCTCATCGTGAACCGCTACTGCGGCTCGGGCGTGGAAACCATTGCCATGGCCGTGGGCAAAATCAAGGCCGGCATGGCCGACTGCATTATTGCGGGCGGTACCGAAAGCATGAGCCTGGTGCCCACCGTGGGCTGGAAGACTGTGCCGAACTACGGCCTCGCCCAGAAGCACCCCGACTACTACCTCGGCATGGGCCTCACGGCCGAAGCCGTAGCGCAGGATTACAAAATCACGCGCGAGGAGCAGGACGAGTTCAGCTACAACTCGCACCAGAAAGCCATCCGCGCCATCAAGGAAGGCCGCTTCAAGGATCAAATTGTGCCGATTACGGTTGAGGAAACCTACCTCGACCAAGCTTCGGGCAAAAAGAAGAAGCGCACCTACGTGGTGGATACCGACGAAGGCCCCCGCGCCGACACCTCGGTAGAAGCCCTAGGTCGTTTGCGGCCGGTGTTTGCCCAGAACGGCACCGTTACGGCCGGCAACTCCTCGCAGACTTCCGACGGTGCTGCTTTCGTCATCGTGATGTCGGAGCGCATGGTGAAGGAGCTGAACCTGGAACCGGTAGCCCGCATGGTGAACTACGCCGCCGAAGGCGTTGACCCGCGCATCATGGGTATGGGCCCCATCAAGGCCGTGCCAAAAGCCCTGAAGCAAGCCGGCATGAAGCTCGACGACATCGACCTGTTCGAACTGAACGAGGCCTTTGCTTCGCAGTCGATTGCAGTAGTGCGCGAGCTAGGCATCAACCCCGAGAAGCTGAACGTGAACGGCGGCGCCATTGCCCTAGGTCACCCGCTGGGCTGTTCGGGCGCCAAGCTCAGCATTCAGCTGTTCGACGAGCTGCGCCGCACCGGCAAGAAGTACGGCATGGTAACCGCCTGCGTAGGCGGCGGCCAGGGCGTAGCCGGCATCTACGAGCTGCTGAAGTAGCACGACTGTAGCGCGGACTTTGTAGTCCGAGTTTGCTAGAACGAAGTCGTTGGGGCGATACCGCAGGGACCCAGTAGTTCTGGCTAACGCGGGCTGAAGCCCGCGCTACAGCTCAAGTTTAAAAAGCCGCTGAGTTTCAGAACCGAAGCACGAATTTGCTGGTTTTGTTTTAGGTAACAGACAGAAAGCCCGGTCCTTCCGGGTTTTCTTTACCCAAAGTAGTCGGCACGCATAACATTTTTTACTACCTTTCGGTACAAGCACCAGCCGGCCCTTGTCGGCTCGAAATAGTCGGCAAGCCTAACAGTTCAGACATCCCCTCAACATTCCCACGGCCATGGAAGTAACCCAGCAAACCACCAAGGGCGGCGAGTTCATCATCAAGGAAACCGAAGCCCAATCCGTATTCACGCCTGCCGACTTTTCGGAGGAGCAGCGCATGATGTACCAGACTTGCCTTGACTTCGTAGTAAACGAAGTGCACCCGCTGCTCGACCGCCTCGACAACCACGAGGAAGGGCTGATGGAGAACCTGATGCGCAAGGCTGGCGAGCTGGGCCTGTTTGGCGTGAGCATTCCGGCGGAGTACGGCGGCTACGACATGGACTTCAATACCTCGCTGCTTGTAACCGAGGGCGTGGGCGGTGGCCACTCGTTCCCGGTTGCCTTCGCGGCCCACACCGGCATTGGCATGCTGCCCATCCTGTACTTTGGTACCGAGGAGCAGAAAGCCAAGTACATTCCGGACCTCACCAACGGCACCAAGTTCGCGGCGTACTGCCTGACCGAGCCCGGCTCCGGCTCCGACGCCCTAGGTGCTAAAACCAAGGCCGTGCTGACGGAGGATGGCAGCGGCTACGTGCTGAACGGCCAGAAGATGTGGATTACCAACGCCGGCTTTGCCGACGTGTTCATCGTCTTCGCCCAAGTGGATGGCGACAAGTTCACGGGCTTCATTGTGGAGCGCGGTACGCCCGGCCTCACTTTCGGCAACGAAGAGCACAAGATGGGCATCAAAGGCTCGTCTACGCGCCAGGTATTCCTGTCCGACTGCGTGGTGCCGAAGGAGAACATCTTGGGTGAGATTGGCAAAGGCCACCTCATCGCCTTCAACATCCTGAACATCGGCCGCATTAAGCTGGCGGCGGCTTGCCTAGGTGCTTCCAAGCGCGTAGCGGGCCTGAGCGTGAAGTACGCCAACGAGCGTCAGCAGTTTAAACTGCCGATTGCCAAGTTCGGCGCAATTCGTCAGAAGATTGCCCAGCAGGCCATCCGCATCTACGCTGTGGAGTCGGCTATTTACCGTGCGGGCATGGACATCTACCGCAAAGAGCAAGAGATGGCAGGCCAGGGCCAATCGGCCAACGAAGCCCTGCTGGGTGCCGCCCGCGAGTTTGCCGTGGAGTGCGCTATTCTGAAAGTTGAAGGCTCGGAAGTACTCGACTACGTGGTAGATGAAGGCGTGCAGATCTACGGTGGTTACGGCTTCTCGGCCGACTACCCCATGGACCGCGCTTACCGCGACTCGCGCATCAACCGCCTGTTCGAGGGCACCAACGAAATCAACCGCATGCTGGCCGTCGACATGATCCTGAAGAAGGCCATGAAAGGCGAGTTGGACCTGATGGGCCCGGCCATGGCTGTGCAGCAGGAGCTGATGGCTATTCCGGACTTTGGCGGCGAAGAAGAAACCGGCCTGTTCAGCAAAGAATACAAGACCATCAAGAACCTGAAAAAGGCCATCCTGATGGTAGCTGGCACGGCCGTTCAGAAGTATATGAACTCGCTCGCCAAGGAGCAGGAAGTGCTGATGAACATTGCCGACATGGCCATTAAGGTGTACACCGCCGAAAGCACGCTGCTGCGCGTGGAGAAGGAAGTGAGCCTGAAAGGCGAAGACGCCCTAGGTCCGCAGATCGACATTGCTCGCGTGTACCTGGCCGACACCGTGGACCTGGTAAACAAATCGGGCAAAGACGCCATTGCCGCCATGACCGAGGGCGACGAGCAGCGCCTGCTGGCGCTGGGCCTGAAGCGCTTCACCAAGGCTGAGCTGTTCAACACCAAGGAGGCCCGCCGTCGCATTGCCGCGCCGCTGATCGAGGCCAACGACTACGTGTACTAAACAGCACACAAGCATCCCTGCCGCGGGGAAACGGCAGGGGTATTTCCCGATGGGGGAAAACTGAAAAACCGCCGCTCCGGCTTGGAGCGGCGGTTTTTTGTTGAAGGCTGCGCAAGCGCCCTAGGTGCTGTGGTCGTCGTGGCCAATGGCCAGCAAACCGGTGTTGGCTGCCGAGGCGTTCAGCAGCAGCAGAAACAAGCGCTGCTCAGGCGTATCGGCCAACGGAGTGGCGGGCGTAAGCTGCGGATACCGGTGCAGCAGTAATTGCAGCTTCATATTCACGATGCCATTGCTCCAACGGAAATCCTGCCAATGGTCTAATCGTTTCTCGATAATACGCTGGTTTTGCAGGTCCGTGAAGTCGTCGGCCGATAACTGGCCGGCTTTGGGCAGTTCGGCCAGCCGAGCCGGACTGGGCCTAAGTGCGTCATCTTCCAGCAAGTAAAAATCGAGCATCTACTTCAGCACAATTTTGTTGAGCTGCAGGGCGGCCGATTTTTTGTTGGGGCGCGTTACCACTACCATGGTTTTGTCGTCGAGCCAAGCGGTAAAGTCCTTCACGTAGGCCAGTTGCTGGTCGTTGGCTACGTTTAGCCCCAGGGCCTTCGGGGCTGAAACCACGCCCGTAGCGGCGGTTACTTTGCGCCCGAACAGGTCGGACTTGTTCTGCAGCTTTTCCATCGTTACAATGCTCACTTCGTTGCCGATGGTGGTGGCGCGGTAGCCAATGCCGGTAAAGCTCTCCGCGGCCGGGGCTACCTGGTGCTTGGCCACGATCTTCTGCCATGTGGGCGACTGAAACTCGTTGTAGCCGAACAGGTGCAGCTCGCGGGCGTGTACCGGCGCGTTTTCGCCTTCTTCGGCTTTCTTCTCGGCTACTACCACTACGTTTTGGTCGTCGGTGCGCAGCACATCCGAAATGTACACGTCGTCGAGTCGCTTGGCCGAGCCACCGGTGGCTTTGTTTACCGCGGCCAGGTACTCAGGCGTAAACTTAAATTCCGGCGCAAACTTCATGTCGGTGTTGGCGAAATCGAACTTCACCAGCTTCAGGCTGTAGTAGTCGCCCGAATTGTAGTCGGCACAAATAGCAGCACCGTAGAGCGTTTTGCCATCGAGCAGGCGCCACTGCGTATCGCGCACCGTTACTTTTTTGCCGCTAAACGTGCCACCTACGGCTACCGACATCACTTTTACCTCGGGCTCGGCATCGGCGTAGCGGCGTACCGTCAGCTTCTGATTGTTATCGCTGATCAGGGCCACGTACTGCGTGCCGTCGTTGGCCACATACACGGTAGGGGAGAAAAACGAACCTAGGGCCGCAAAGTCGTAGCTGCGGTCCTTCAGCTTATTCAGCTGGCGGTCGTAGTGCACGGCGTTCAGGGCCTTAATCTGCTCTTCGCGCGTTACGTAGCGGAAGGCTACCAGCTGCGTGCCATCGGGCGAGATGCTGATGCCAGGGCGCCGTTCGCGCGGGCCGCCTTCGGCTACCTTTTTAGACGGCAGTTTCTGGCCCGTTTTTAAGTCGATGGGCTGTACCAGCAGGTGTTGGCCGGTTTCATCCTTGTGGTGCAACACCACCAAAGCCTGCTGATCGTTGCGGGCAAAAGCCTCGAGGCTCTCGCCGGCGGCAACCGGAACCGCTGCCGACCACACTTTCTTCAAGTCGGCGTCGTAGCGCTCCACGGCGTACTCCGAGGCCGAGCGGTGGCTCAGGATGATAAAATCTTTGCTACCGGCTACGGGCAAGGTTTTCACGTGCACGCGCTGGTTGTAGGGGTCTTCGGTGTGCTCGGGCACGTAGGCAAACGGCGTGGAGCGCACGCGCTGCGCTTCGGCCGCGGGCGCTTGCAGGCACAAGCCAGCCGCCAAGAGCGCAACCGATAAGTGGAGAAAAGAAAAACGCACGGAATTAATTGGTTTAAAGAGGCTTGTAAGCAAGGCTAAAAAAACTTTCAACTCAAAGGTATCATTCTGCGCGCCGCCTCCGTACACGCCCCCGCTACCTAACGGTAGAAATCAGTTGTTCACGTTTTCTTAACCCGTTTTTTGTCACCCGTGGCTCATCTAAACGTTTGAGCCACCTAGGATTACCCGCCAACAAAGCGTAAATTTGCGACCCAATACCGCACTATCAGTCGGCCAAACTGATTGACGCATTTAAGCTTATCAGTGGGATCCTGCCAGCCAAGCCAACCGGGCTTGGCCAACGTTTAGGCCCAAATTTTGTAGGGGCCTGCTCCCTCCACCTGTCGATTGCTCACATGAAATCTTTTTTACAATTCGTAGTTCTGCTAGCCCTGGTTATTTTAGGTAAGCTTGTTAAGGAGCAAGCCAGCACATCGGTTGCTGCGGCGCCCCAGCCCACTTACCAACCCGTAAACTCGTTGCACGCCTTTTTTGCCCGGCAGGTAAGTTACTCCGAGGTGCAGAACGGCAACGCCCCCGTTCGAGCGACTACCGTCTCGATGAACTAACATCGCAAAACGGCTCCCGTAGCCGTTTTTTTATGCCCGTACTGCGGCGGCTTACTTTAGCTGATGCGGCTCCAGTTTACCGCCGTTGCCGGCAACGACTCGATGTGTCGGCGAATGTTCTGGTTTTCGGCTTTGGCTAGGTTGGGGTCGTCGTTGAGCAGTTCTTGTGCTGCCGCCCGCGATTCCGTCAGGATTTTCCCATCCTTAGCCAGGTCGGCCACTAGCAAATCGAGCACGCCGCTTTGTTGCGTGCCCATTAGGTCGCCGGGGCCGCGCAGCTTCAGGTCAATGTCGGCAATTTCGAAGCCGTTGTTCGTGCGCACCATGGTTTC includes the following:
- a CDS encoding MarR family winged helix-turn-helix transcriptional regulator, producing MKPEETVDYNIKVAWHAISRMYNVQAAKHDITTSIGFVLLNIDQEQGTPATKIAPLLGLETRSLTRILRSMEEKGLIYKQADQQDKRSVRIFLTEEGLRKKEVSRQTVRQFNQKIREKVPTDQLEVFFRVVGQINGLIDSKSIFEGFKVRPLKTDKKA
- a CDS encoding 3-hydroxyacyl-CoA dehydrogenase/enoyl-CoA hydratase family protein, which encodes MNRTIKKVAVLGSGVMGSRIAAHFANIGVQVLLLDIAPKELTPDEEKKGLTLDSPLVRNRIVNSSLEAAVKASPSPLYRKADVSRIKTGNFDDNLKEIATCDWTIEVVVERLDIKKSLFDRVEQFRKPGTLITSNTSGIPIHLMTEGRSDDFKRHFCGTHFFNPPRYLKLLEIIPTPNTDQSVVDFLMHYGDLYLGKTTVLAKDTPAFIANRVGVFAIMDVLQVMQKLGLTVEEVDKLTGPVIGHAKSATFRTSDVVGLDTLINVANGLAQNLPNDEARDAFQLPEFLRKMGENKWLGDKTGQGFYKKVKGEGGKSEIQALDLGTLEYKPSAKVKFATLEATKPIEKLADRFKVLAAGKDKAGEFYRQSFAGLFAYVSNRIPEITDALYKIDDALRAGFGWEMGPFETWDALGVQAGVELVKTNGKQLAPWVEEMLAAGNTTFYKVDAAGVKQYYDAETKSYKAIPGVENFIILDNLRASGKVLWKNSGASVIDLGDGILNVEFHSKMNTLGTDVIQGLLKGVDMAEQGYRGLVVGNDAANFSAGANLGLVYMYALEQDYDEINMMIAQFQQAMMRMRYSSIPVVGVPHGLTLGGGCELNLHADKVVAAAETYMGLVEFGVGLIPAGGGTKEMVLRTAAKYEEGEPELNLLRNTFVTISMAKVSTSAQEAFDLGFMRRGDEVVVNSNRAIMAAKQAAIDLADAGYTMPTQKTNIKVHGKNALGMFLTGVHAMKEGRYISAHDQKIAEKLAYVMCGGDLSAHTEVSEQYLLDLEREAFLSLTGERKTLERIQSILTTGKPLRN
- a CDS encoding carboxypeptidase-like regulatory domain-containing protein, producing the protein MINSYLSPVTLLLGGALLAAGCGNSKRQDPTPPTVATTTTISGMVQAEDEQLQPLGKEGVAVRLEGTTVSTVTDANGAYQLTNVPLGQHVLSLSRAGLGTMRYEANINDLTPRTMAPVLLSEQSSTRITDLKSVAKSPNSLPGEVVAYECSVSYNAQLYPAPTQYAIIVYVGKTADVSHANYLQATQLSQSQNVTSPPTPGTGRFRLAFYANELQQLGFASGDRVYVAAYGMNKGAASGGIGREATYFVPYSRNSSTGQIQRVVANVNPNAVRANFVLP
- a CDS encoding acyl-CoA dehydrogenase family protein: MEVTQQTTKGGEFIIKETEAQSVFTPADFSEEQRMMYQTCLDFVVNEVHPLLDRLDNHEEGLMENLMRKAGELGLFGVSIPAEYGGYDMDFNTSLLVTEGVGGGHSFPVAFAAHTGIGMLPILYFGTEEQKAKYIPDLTNGTKFAAYCLTEPGSGSDALGAKTKAVLTEDGSGYVLNGQKMWITNAGFADVFIVFAQVDGDKFTGFIVERGTPGLTFGNEEHKMGIKGSSTRQVFLSDCVVPKENILGEIGKGHLIAFNILNIGRIKLAAACLGASKRVAGLSVKYANERQQFKLPIAKFGAIRQKIAQQAIRIYAVESAIYRAGMDIYRKEQEMAGQGQSANEALLGAAREFAVECAILKVEGSEVLDYVVDEGVQIYGGYGFSADYPMDRAYRDSRINRLFEGTNEINRMLAVDMILKKAMKGELDLMGPAMAVQQELMAIPDFGGEEETGLFSKEYKTIKNLKKAILMVAGTAVQKYMNSLAKEQEVLMNIADMAIKVYTAESTLLRVEKEVSLKGEDALGPQIDIARVYLADTVDLVNKSGKDAIAAMTEGDEQRLLALGLKRFTKAELFNTKEARRRIAAPLIEANDYVY
- a CDS encoding thiolase family protein; its protein translation is MEAYIVAGYRTAVGKAPRGGFRFTRPDDLAAEVIKHLMASVPALDPTRVDDVLVGNAVPEAEQGLQMGRLISLLALPINVPGLIVNRYCGSGVETIAMAVGKIKAGMADCIIAGGTESMSLVPTVGWKTVPNYGLAQKHPDYYLGMGLTAEAVAQDYKITREEQDEFSYNSHQKAIRAIKEGRFKDQIVPITVEETYLDQASGKKKKRTYVVDTDEGPRADTSVEALGRLRPVFAQNGTVTAGNSSQTSDGAAFVIVMSERMVKELNLEPVARMVNYAAEGVDPRIMGMGPIKAVPKALKQAGMKLDDIDLFELNEAFASQSIAVVRELGINPEKLNVNGGAIALGHPLGCSGAKLSIQLFDELRRTGKKYGMVTACVGGGQGVAGIYELLK